One genomic window of Panicum hallii strain FIL2 chromosome 6, PHallii_v3.1, whole genome shotgun sequence includes the following:
- the LOC112897904 gene encoding uncharacterized protein LOC112897904 yields the protein MEEYLENMRSLRSYMNDLEDAAAKRSAEEQQQRTAIEAHDADIALVRAQAKQASEVAGKLAAARAQVRVDMAEKQSRIATLDVECATLKQTLELLHQEIASTSANLNEKRLFYRKTTETMIVKLQEQQEWLGSLKNKSTTIKPHVTTSQSNRTFIEGERDGTFNSEGSLDKLGVSEPVKCRRGLDDKVELGGEAMDLS from the exons ATGGAGGAGTACCTGGAGAACATGAGGTCTCTCCGCTCCTATATGAACG ATCTGGAGGACGCCGCCGCGAAGCGGTCCGCGgaagagcagcagcagcgcacAGCCATCGAAGCCCACGACGCTGACATTGCGCTAG TGAGGGCGCAGGCAAAGCAGGCGAGCGAGGTGGCCGGGAAGCTGGCCGCAGCAAGGGCGCAGGTACGCGTGGATATGGCCGAGAAGCAGAGCAGGATCGCCACGCTAGATGTCGAGTGCGCCACGCTGAAGCAG ACCTTGGAGCTCCTCCATCAGGAAATTGCGAGTACATCTGCCAATCTCAATGAGAAAAG ACTGTTCTACAGAAAGACAACAGAAACCATGATTGTCAAACTACAGGAGCAACAG GAATGGCTTGGTTCATTGAAGAATAAGAGTACTACAATAAAGCCACAT GTTACCACATCTCAGAGCAACCGAACTTTCATTGAAG GGGAGAGAGATGGAACCTTTAACTCAGAAGGCAGCCTGGATAAGTTG GGCGTTTCTGAACCTGTTAAATGTCGTCGTGGACTGGATGACAAGGTAGAACTGGGTGGCGAAGCCATGGATCTAAGCTAA